Proteins encoded by one window of Brevibacterium atlanticum:
- a CDS encoding class I SAM-dependent methyltransferase — translation MSASLLPADSAAAQRSRDLLAEFPHFDDAPGLPQARMLLEYVIGRRSGELDVSGRDAAGAFIAAEEVAELPHDIVVIDDARGMQAALLSRLAEVAVHHDRLDESRTAAEVADDAQIPRPEEIPTLDELGNARTASGGDVKNGSARATGSAASAGEQDRETWAVINAPKAVGALAESVAALQPHVSTIIVIGRSDAMSRAVNKELSRGFGRVDVSPGVGKHRMIIGSRPLSSPSLPSFPKHGVIGHPQIGDLEVRAHGACFSGVKSDEGSTLLVDALLDTLPGARATADPTTSPTSHSSPGQSDNRTSKSVLDLGCGNGWLLSAAMRATGASRGVGVDVSKAAVASARATTEANEIDVDIVLGDAANPDDDAVAALGTFDLIVLNPPFHQGTTIETDTAGALMATAAAHLAPGGHVLTVFNTHLQYRQRLESLIGPSEQLARNSKFTVIASRG, via the coding sequence ATGTCCGCCTCCCTGCTGCCCGCCGATTCTGCCGCCGCCCAACGCAGCCGGGACCTGCTGGCGGAGTTTCCGCACTTCGACGACGCTCCCGGTCTGCCGCAGGCACGCATGCTGCTCGAGTACGTCATCGGTCGCCGGTCCGGTGAGCTCGACGTGTCCGGTCGTGACGCGGCCGGGGCATTCATCGCCGCCGAGGAGGTCGCGGAACTTCCCCACGACATCGTCGTCATCGACGACGCCCGTGGCATGCAGGCCGCACTGCTCAGCCGCCTCGCCGAGGTGGCCGTCCATCATGATCGCCTCGATGAGTCCCGTACAGCGGCCGAGGTCGCCGATGACGCACAGATCCCCCGGCCCGAGGAGATCCCCACACTCGACGAGCTGGGAAACGCCCGCACCGCCTCCGGGGGTGACGTGAAGAACGGCTCAGCGCGTGCCACGGGATCAGCCGCCTCGGCGGGGGAGCAGGACCGGGAGACCTGGGCGGTCATCAACGCTCCGAAGGCGGTGGGCGCCTTGGCCGAATCCGTGGCCGCACTGCAGCCGCACGTGTCGACGATCATCGTCATCGGACGCAGCGACGCGATGAGCCGGGCGGTGAACAAGGAACTCTCGCGCGGCTTCGGCCGGGTCGACGTCTCGCCCGGGGTGGGCAAACATCGGATGATCATCGGCAGCCGACCGCTGTCCTCGCCGAGCCTGCCGAGCTTCCCGAAACACGGCGTCATCGGGCACCCGCAGATCGGAGACCTCGAGGTCAGAGCCCATGGCGCATGCTTCTCCGGGGTCAAGAGCGACGAAGGGTCGACTCTGCTCGTCGATGCTCTGCTGGATACGCTGCCTGGGGCGCGCGCCACAGCCGATCCGACGACCTCGCCCACCTCACATTCCTCACCCGGACAGTCGGATAACCGGACCTCGAAGTCCGTCCTCGACCTCGGCTGCGGCAATGGGTGGCTGCTGAGTGCGGCGATGCGTGCCACGGGAGCGTCACGCGGAGTCGGGGTGGATGTGTCGAAGGCCGCGGTCGCCTCGGCGCGGGCCACGACGGAGGCGAACGAAATCGATGTCGACATCGTCCTCGGAGATGCCGCGAACCCCGACGATGATGCTGTCGCCGCTCTCGGCACCTTCGACCTCATCGTCCTCAATCCGCCGTTCCACCAGGGCACGACCATCGAAACCGACACAGCCGGGGCGCTCATGGCCACGGCCGCAGCGCATCTGGCGCCCGGCGGCCACGTGCTCACGGTCTTCAACACGCATCTGCAATACCGTCAGCGTCTCGAGTCCCTCATCGGACCCAGCGAGCAGCTGGCCCGGAACAGCAAGTTCACGGTGATCGCCAGCCGAGGCTGA
- a CDS encoding HPr family phosphocarrier protein produces MAEITATVGSTVGLHARPAALLAEAAADYDFEITIALEGEPADEAMDASSVLSLMGLGAEYGQTVVLRSEAEGADEALAALKDLIETDHDAEG; encoded by the coding sequence ATGGCAGAGATCACCGCAACCGTCGGAAGCACCGTGGGACTCCACGCACGCCCGGCCGCACTGCTGGCCGAGGCCGCAGCCGACTACGACTTCGAAATCACGATCGCTCTCGAGGGTGAACCCGCCGACGAGGCCATGGACGCCTCGAGCGTGCTCTCACTCATGGGACTCGGTGCGGAATACGGCCAGACGGTCGTGCTGCGCTCCGAGGCAGAGGGCGCCGATGAAGCACTGGCCGCACTCAAGGACCTCATCGAAACCGATCACGACGCCGAAGGCTGA
- the ptsP gene encoding phosphoenolpyruvate--protein phosphotransferase, translating to MRAEYSGIGVVPGRVIAPAWIMPPPVAAPQKQPAPQDPEAEAERIREASAAVHAQLRERAETVTGDARDVLKATALMAKDPTLIKTAIKRLTSTDAETAIWEVAAETAAQLEKLGGYMAERAADVLDVRARIVAQLRGVPAPGIPHADAPFVLIATDLAPADTATLDPESVVALVCAEGGPQSHTAVLARSLGIPAVVAATGVLDVTDEADVFVDGAGGTIRTAPGAAEAELVTAWQDTVGRLQTYSGPCLLKDGSRIPLRANVGDGTQAREAAAAGAEGVGLLRTEFCFLDRDTEPSVAEQTRAYAEVFAAFDDHKVVVRTLDAGADKPLPFLTDTDEPNPALGVRGFRTSRKAVGVLERQLEAIAAAARQSSIDVHVMAPMIATAEEAAQFAGLVAAAGLPVAGVMVEVPSAALQAGPILDQVEFASIGTNDLTQYVMASDRMLGGLAELSDPWQPAVLQLIRMTAAQGISAEKSVGVCGEAAADPALAVVLVGLGVSSLSMAPRALPAVAEVLRSVTLEQAQRIAEAARTATSAAGAKAAAREQLPVLEDLGL from the coding sequence ATGCGCGCAGAGTACTCAGGCATCGGCGTAGTCCCGGGCCGTGTCATCGCCCCGGCATGGATCATGCCCCCACCGGTGGCCGCACCGCAGAAGCAGCCGGCCCCGCAGGACCCCGAAGCCGAAGCGGAGCGGATCCGCGAAGCCTCGGCGGCGGTGCACGCACAGCTGCGCGAACGCGCCGAGACCGTCACCGGCGATGCCCGCGATGTCCTCAAGGCCACGGCGCTCATGGCCAAGGACCCGACGCTCATCAAAACCGCGATCAAACGCCTGACCAGCACCGACGCCGAGACCGCGATCTGGGAGGTCGCCGCCGAGACCGCTGCCCAGCTGGAGAAGCTCGGCGGCTACATGGCCGAACGCGCCGCCGACGTCCTCGATGTCCGAGCCCGCATCGTCGCGCAGCTGCGCGGAGTCCCGGCTCCGGGCATCCCGCACGCGGACGCGCCCTTCGTGCTCATCGCCACTGACCTCGCCCCGGCCGACACCGCCACCCTGGACCCGGAGTCCGTCGTCGCCCTCGTGTGCGCCGAAGGCGGACCACAGAGCCACACGGCGGTCCTCGCCAGGTCGCTCGGCATTCCAGCTGTGGTCGCGGCCACCGGAGTCCTCGACGTCACCGACGAGGCCGACGTCTTCGTCGACGGTGCGGGCGGAACCATCCGCACGGCACCCGGCGCGGCCGAGGCCGAACTCGTCACCGCATGGCAGGACACCGTCGGTCGGCTGCAGACCTACTCCGGTCCCTGCCTGCTCAAGGACGGCTCCCGGATCCCGCTGCGAGCCAACGTCGGTGACGGCACCCAGGCGCGGGAGGCAGCCGCGGCCGGTGCCGAAGGCGTGGGTCTGCTGCGTACGGAGTTCTGCTTCCTCGACCGGGACACCGAACCGAGCGTGGCCGAGCAGACGCGGGCCTATGCCGAGGTGTTCGCGGCCTTCGACGATCACAAGGTCGTCGTGCGCACCCTCGATGCCGGTGCCGACAAGCCGCTGCCCTTCCTCACCGACACCGATGAACCCAACCCGGCACTCGGCGTCCGTGGGTTCCGCACCAGCCGCAAGGCCGTCGGTGTGCTGGAACGTCAGCTCGAAGCCATCGCCGCTGCGGCGCGTCAGTCCTCGATCGACGTCCATGTCATGGCTCCGATGATCGCCACTGCTGAGGAGGCCGCACAGTTCGCCGGACTCGTCGCCGCGGCCGGCCTGCCCGTCGCCGGGGTCATGGTCGAGGTCCCATCGGCGGCGCTGCAGGCCGGGCCGATTCTCGATCAGGTCGAGTTCGCCTCGATCGGCACCAATGACCTCACCCAGTACGTCATGGCCTCCGACCGGATGCTCGGCGGACTCGCCGAACTCAGCGACCCCTGGCAGCCCGCGGTCCTCCAGCTCATCAGGATGACCGCGGCGCAGGGGATCTCGGCGGAGAAGTCCGTCGGCGTCTGCGGCGAGGCCGCAGCGGATCCGGCCTTGGCCGTCGTGCTCGTCGGACTCGGCGTGAGCAGCCTGTCCATGGCACCTCGGGCCCTTCCCGCCGTGGCGGAGGTGCTGCGCAGCGTCACACTCGAACAGGCGCAGCGGATCGCCGAGGCGGCACGAACTGCGACCAGCGCCGCCGGAGCCAAGGCGGCGGCCAGGGAGCAGCTGCCGGTGCTCGAGGACCTCGGGCTCTGA
- a CDS encoding PTS fructose transporter subunit IIABC — MASLITTELVTLDADQGTESSSVIRALAAAVAEQGRATSADDLAAAAIAREEKTPTGVPGGIAIPHARTEAVTESSLAMARLDPPVDFGAKDGPADLVFMIAAPDGAGKEHLALLSKLARSLVKKDFVASLRAAEDPQEVVDLVETALGLRESTEAQTPTEAASTEAPTAPSATPAGAEAAPTESTAERRRVVAVTACPTGIAHTYLAADALVAAGAELGIDVVAETQGSSGTTPIDPAVIAAADAVVFAVDVDVRDKFRFAGKPYVQVPVKAGIDDPQGLINKALAEAADPEGRRLTSTHANDEDTDGTQNGGRESVGAQLKRVLLTGVSYMIPFVAAGGLLMALGFLLGGFDIPDYAEDIVLGNSLWHLPTEYGDLALGPVGAYLGAVAFQIGNLSMSFLVAALAGYIAFGIADRPGIAPGFTVGAVAVLMGAGFIGGIIGGLIAGYIALWIGSFNAPRWLRGLMPVVIIPLVASLISSGLMFMVLGGPISALTKGLDAWLSSMTGAAAILLGLILGVMMAVDLGGPVNKVAYSFAVAGLSAGSVENPVPWEIMATVMAAGMVPPLAMALATAVRPRIFSQAERENGKAAWLLGAAFISEGAIPFAASDPLRVIPASVVGAGVTGGMTMALSVTSQAPHGGVFVFFAIDSFLYFVLSIVVGTLISAAIVLALKIVVRKGGSAGAGSAQGQASEPSSAETSATTADTNATRSSTEAAAL; from the coding sequence ATGGCATCGCTCATCACAACTGAACTGGTGACCCTCGACGCAGATCAGGGGACGGAGTCGTCCTCAGTCATCCGCGCCCTGGCCGCCGCCGTCGCCGAACAGGGACGGGCAACCTCCGCCGACGATCTGGCCGCAGCGGCCATCGCCCGCGAGGAGAAGACCCCGACCGGTGTGCCCGGCGGCATCGCCATCCCGCACGCCCGCACCGAGGCCGTCACCGAGTCCAGCTTGGCGATGGCCCGGCTCGATCCGCCGGTCGACTTCGGTGCCAAGGACGGCCCCGCCGACCTCGTGTTCATGATCGCCGCCCCCGACGGCGCCGGCAAGGAGCACCTCGCGCTGCTGTCGAAGCTCGCCCGTTCGCTGGTGAAGAAGGACTTCGTCGCCTCCCTGCGTGCCGCCGAGGATCCGCAGGAGGTCGTCGACCTCGTCGAAACCGCACTCGGCCTGCGCGAATCGACAGAAGCGCAGACCCCCACCGAGGCGGCCTCCACCGAAGCTCCCACCGCTCCGTCGGCCACCCCGGCCGGAGCCGAGGCAGCCCCCACCGAATCCACGGCCGAGCGCCGCCGCGTCGTCGCCGTGACCGCGTGCCCGACCGGCATCGCCCACACCTACTTGGCCGCCGACGCCCTCGTCGCCGCCGGAGCCGAACTCGGCATCGACGTCGTCGCCGAAACCCAGGGCTCGTCCGGCACCACCCCGATCGACCCGGCCGTCATCGCCGCGGCCGACGCCGTCGTCTTCGCCGTCGACGTCGACGTCCGCGACAAGTTCCGCTTCGCCGGCAAACCCTACGTCCAGGTCCCGGTCAAGGCCGGGATCGACGATCCGCAGGGACTCATCAACAAAGCCCTCGCCGAGGCGGCCGACCCCGAAGGGCGCCGCCTGACGTCGACACATGCGAACGATGAGGACACCGACGGAACCCAGAACGGCGGTCGCGAGAGCGTGGGCGCCCAACTCAAACGCGTGCTGCTCACCGGCGTGAGCTACATGATCCCGTTCGTCGCCGCCGGCGGTCTGCTCATGGCTCTGGGCTTCCTCCTCGGCGGATTCGACATCCCCGACTACGCGGAGGACATCGTCCTCGGCAACTCCCTGTGGCACCTGCCGACCGAATACGGCGACCTCGCCCTCGGACCGGTCGGCGCCTATCTCGGCGCCGTGGCCTTTCAGATCGGCAACCTGTCGATGAGCTTCCTCGTCGCGGCGCTCGCTGGCTACATCGCCTTCGGCATCGCCGACCGCCCGGGCATCGCCCCCGGGTTCACCGTCGGGGCCGTCGCCGTGCTCATGGGAGCCGGCTTCATCGGCGGTATCATCGGCGGGCTGATCGCCGGCTACATCGCTCTGTGGATCGGTTCTTTCAACGCACCGAGGTGGCTGCGCGGACTCATGCCCGTCGTCATCATCCCGCTCGTGGCCTCCCTCATATCGTCGGGGCTGATGTTCATGGTCCTCGGCGGACCGATCAGCGCCCTGACCAAGGGACTCGACGCATGGCTGAGCTCGATGACCGGGGCGGCGGCGATCCTCCTCGGGCTCATCCTCGGTGTCATGATGGCTGTCGACCTCGGCGGACCTGTCAACAAGGTCGCCTACTCGTTCGCGGTGGCAGGGCTGTCCGCGGGCTCCGTTGAGAACCCCGTGCCGTGGGAGATCATGGCCACCGTCATGGCCGCGGGCATGGTTCCGCCCCTGGCCATGGCTCTGGCGACCGCGGTGCGACCGCGCATCTTCTCGCAGGCCGAACGGGAGAACGGCAAGGCCGCGTGGCTGCTCGGCGCCGCATTCATCTCCGAGGGTGCGATTCCCTTCGCCGCCTCCGACCCGCTGCGCGTGATCCCCGCTTCCGTGGTCGGCGCCGGCGTGACCGGCGGGATGACCATGGCACTGTCGGTGACGAGCCAGGCCCCGCACGGCGGTGTGTTCGTCTTCTTCGCCATCGACAGCTTCCTCTACTTCGTCCTCTCCATCGTCGTCGGCACCCTCATCAGCGCCGCCATCGTGCTCGCGCTGAAGATCGTCGTCCGCAAGGGCGGATCCGCCGGAGCCGGAAGCGCGCAGGGCCAAGCGTCGGAGCCGAGCTCCGCTGAGACTTCCGCAACCACCGCAGACACGAACGCAACCCGTTCAAGCACCGAGGCGGCCGCGCTGTGA
- a CDS encoding 1-phosphofructokinase family hexose kinase: MILTLTANPSLDRTIELAGPVLRGQVQRAVWAGQQPGGKGVNVSRAVASAGRSTRAVLPGDAGDPVLSGLDAIGLAHDSVPTGAPIRSNITVTEPDGTTTKINEPGSCLSPETQTELLDLVAALATDADWVVLAGSLPPGVDDDFYARAIAVIRTLPQPPSIAVDTSGAPLAAALKQSPDLIKPNAEELAELLGAAGLLGETGADDVGLHDSRLADSARSDAEAVEGTFGHPDRGTATQLATGELHAIAARLEASPELTAQATRALLDSAAPGPRSILATLGAGGAVLAARDAAWHAVHPPMEVVSTVGAGDSTLAGYLLGRTEGEEPQIALARAVAYGTAAATLRGTGVPTPDLIDLGTVTVTPLSNTTPTPTTDQPKQHAGTAPEAEEA, from the coding sequence ATGATCCTCACCCTGACAGCCAATCCGAGCCTCGACAGGACCATCGAGCTCGCCGGTCCGGTGCTGCGCGGGCAGGTGCAGCGGGCCGTCTGGGCCGGCCAGCAGCCCGGCGGCAAGGGCGTCAATGTCTCACGAGCCGTCGCCTCGGCGGGCCGTTCCACCCGGGCGGTCCTGCCCGGCGATGCCGGAGATCCCGTGCTCAGCGGCCTCGACGCGATCGGACTGGCCCATGACTCGGTGCCCACCGGTGCTCCCATCCGCTCGAACATCACCGTGACGGAGCCGGACGGCACGACCACGAAGATCAACGAACCCGGCTCGTGCCTGAGCCCGGAGACGCAGACCGAACTGCTCGACCTCGTAGCCGCACTTGCCACAGACGCCGACTGGGTGGTCCTGGCCGGATCGCTGCCTCCCGGCGTCGACGATGACTTCTATGCCCGGGCCATCGCCGTCATCCGAACACTGCCGCAGCCGCCGTCGATCGCTGTGGACACCTCCGGGGCACCATTGGCGGCAGCGCTCAAGCAGTCACCGGACCTCATCAAGCCCAATGCCGAAGAACTCGCCGAACTTCTCGGCGCCGCCGGCCTGCTGGGTGAAACCGGAGCGGACGACGTCGGCCTGCACGATTCGCGTCTGGCCGACTCCGCGCGGAGTGATGCCGAAGCGGTCGAGGGAACATTCGGCCATCCCGACCGCGGAACCGCCACACAACTGGCAACCGGTGAACTCCATGCGATCGCCGCCCGACTCGAGGCGTCCCCGGAACTCACTGCCCAGGCCACTCGGGCCCTGCTCGACTCTGCCGCACCTGGGCCGCGGTCGATCCTGGCCACCCTCGGCGCCGGGGGAGCGGTGCTTGCTGCACGCGATGCCGCCTGGCACGCCGTGCACCCGCCGATGGAGGTCGTGAGCACCGTGGGTGCGGGCGATTCCACCTTGGCCGGCTATCTGCTCGGGCGCACCGAGGGTGAGGAACCGCAGATCGCACTGGCCAGGGCTGTCGCCTACGGAACAGCAGCCGCGACCCTGCGCGGCACCGGCGTGCCGACACCCGATCTCATCGACCTCGGCACCGTGACCGTCACACCGCTGAGCAACACGACACCCACCCCGACCACCGACCAACCGAAGCAGCACGCGGGGACAGCCCCCGAAGCCGAGGAGGCATGA
- a CDS encoding DeoR/GlpR family DNA-binding transcription regulator yields MAVEGDAGWPDRGVGSVTGKKGPDMFAEERQRRIAEMVSDAGRVNVTDLAADFDITTETVRRDLAALEKAGILQRVHGGAVPRRADSVDEPTFDDREIHLLEEKTAIAESALGLLRETMSISLDGGTTCAAFARAIAHEANERKNAGQTPRRLRIITNSLSAIDHLANAPGTEIFVLPGRFRPVTRAMVGPQTIAAIDEHRVDLAVLGTNGLSEDGLSTPDHDEAATKSAYVRSGRRVAVLADSAKFGAISLVRFAGLDRVDHLITDTVPQSPMSAHLENAEIEVLTP; encoded by the coding sequence ATGGCTGTCGAAGGAGACGCAGGGTGGCCCGACAGGGGAGTCGGATCAGTCACCGGGAAGAAGGGGCCGGACATGTTCGCTGAGGAACGGCAACGCCGCATCGCTGAGATGGTCAGCGACGCCGGACGTGTCAACGTCACCGACCTGGCCGCCGACTTCGACATCACGACCGAGACCGTTCGCCGCGACCTCGCCGCGCTCGAGAAGGCCGGCATCCTGCAGCGTGTCCACGGAGGCGCCGTACCCAGGCGCGCCGACAGCGTGGACGAACCGACGTTCGATGATCGGGAGATCCACCTCCTCGAGGAGAAGACAGCGATCGCGGAGTCGGCGCTCGGTCTGCTGCGAGAGACGATGAGCATCTCCCTCGACGGCGGAACCACCTGTGCTGCGTTCGCCCGGGCGATCGCGCACGAGGCGAACGAGCGCAAGAACGCCGGGCAGACTCCGCGCCGGCTGCGCATCATCACCAACTCCCTGTCCGCCATCGACCATCTGGCCAACGCCCCGGGCACCGAGATCTTCGTCCTGCCCGGACGCTTCCGTCCGGTGACCCGAGCGATGGTCGGCCCGCAGACGATCGCAGCCATCGACGAGCACCGAGTCGATCTCGCCGTCCTCGGCACCAACGGGCTGAGCGAAGACGGACTGTCGACTCCCGATCACGACGAGGCGGCGACGAAGTCGGCGTATGTGCGTTCGGGCCGCAGGGTCGCCGTGCTCGCCGACTCCGCGAAGTTCGGTGCGATCTCGCTGGTCCGGTTCGCCGGTCTCGACCGCGTCGACCACCTCATCACCGACACCGTGCCGCAGTCGCCGATGTCCGCCCACCTGGAGAACGCAGAAATCGAGGTCCTGACTCCATGA
- a CDS encoding MFS transporter, producing the protein MTESNEYPGSAAAGGANAGKGQKKSEWQTVKAIMAASSGNLVEWFDFYIYAFFSVYFAEQFFVEGNPALSLMQSAGVFFVGFLMRPIGGYVFGRAADRLGRKNSMLISILLMCAGSLCMAILPTSATAGSWAAILLLLVRMIQGLAVGGEYGATATYMSEVATEGKRGFYSSFQYVTLIGGQLLASLLAVIMTHTLGTEDIEAGWWRLPFVIGAAAAIVSLWLRRGLEETTSTDTRKNENSGSFREVLRHPRAFFVVLGITCVGSLVFYVFTTYMQKFLLLQNEGTPGEEIFNKGSIADLMTVCLIIFVVMQPIAGAISDKIGRKNNMLIFVIGMIALPIPLLSMIGKAQSIVTAGILIIVAMAFISMYTSISGIVKAEMFPAHIRGIGVGFTYAIGNSLFGGSAEYVALWFRNAGIGGWFAVYVVIIALVSFVAVLFMHDNRKHSTIDNADSSAYRRIGS; encoded by the coding sequence GTGACAGAATCGAATGAGTACCCCGGCAGCGCGGCCGCAGGCGGCGCGAATGCCGGCAAGGGTCAGAAGAAATCGGAATGGCAGACGGTCAAGGCCATCATGGCCGCATCGTCGGGCAACCTCGTCGAATGGTTCGACTTCTACATCTACGCCTTCTTCAGCGTCTACTTCGCTGAACAGTTCTTCGTCGAAGGCAACCCGGCGCTCTCGCTCATGCAGTCCGCCGGAGTCTTCTTCGTCGGCTTCCTCATGCGCCCGATCGGCGGGTACGTCTTCGGCCGCGCCGCCGACCGGCTGGGCCGCAAGAACTCCATGCTCATCTCGATCCTGCTCATGTGCGCGGGATCCCTGTGCATGGCGATCCTGCCCACCAGTGCCACCGCCGGTTCGTGGGCGGCCATCCTGCTGCTCCTCGTGCGCATGATCCAGGGGCTCGCCGTCGGCGGCGAGTACGGCGCGACCGCGACCTACATGTCCGAGGTCGCGACCGAGGGCAAGCGCGGCTTCTACTCCTCGTTCCAGTACGTCACCCTCATCGGCGGCCAGCTGCTGGCCAGCCTGCTCGCCGTCATCATGACCCACACGCTGGGTACCGAGGACATCGAGGCCGGCTGGTGGCGTCTGCCGTTCGTCATCGGTGCCGCTGCCGCGATCGTCTCGCTGTGGCTGCGTCGCGGTCTTGAGGAGACCACCTCGACGGATACCCGCAAGAACGAGAACTCCGGAAGCTTCCGCGAGGTGCTGCGCCACCCGCGCGCGTTCTTCGTCGTCCTCGGCATCACGTGCGTGGGCTCGCTCGTCTTCTACGTCTTCACCACCTACATGCAGAAGTTCCTGCTGCTGCAGAACGAAGGCACCCCCGGCGAGGAGATCTTCAACAAGGGTTCGATCGCCGACCTGATGACGGTCTGCCTGATCATCTTCGTCGTCATGCAGCCCATCGCCGGAGCGATCTCGGACAAGATCGGTCGCAAGAACAACATGCTCATCTTCGTCATCGGCATGATCGCCCTGCCGATCCCTCTGCTGAGCATGATCGGCAAAGCGCAGTCCATCGTGACCGCCGGCATCCTCATCATCGTCGCCATGGCGTTCATCAGCATGTACACGTCGATCTCCGGCATCGTCAAGGCCGAGATGTTCCCGGCCCACATCCGCGGCATCGGCGTCGGATTCACCTACGCGATCGGCAACTCGCTCTTCGGCGGCTCTGCCGAATACGTCGCCCTGTGGTTCCGCAACGCCGGCATCGGCGGCTGGTTCGCCGTCTACGTCGTCATCATCGCGCTCGTCAGCTTCGTGGCCGTGCTGTTCATGCACGACAACCGGAAGCACTCGACGATCGACAATGCCGATTCCTCGGCGTACAGGCGCATCGGCAGCTGA
- a CDS encoding universal stress protein — MTILVGYSPSPEGKAAVEFGIEQARAFDDVLVVLNAGIGETPDERGVATNKDIDELKATLQSSEVSHEILQFLRGNDPVEELLALAEATTDTRMIVIGSRRRSPVGKLIMGSTAQRIILDSDVPVVSVKVDRRKKK, encoded by the coding sequence ATGACAATCCTCGTCGGTTATTCCCCCTCGCCCGAAGGCAAAGCAGCCGTCGAATTCGGCATCGAGCAGGCCCGCGCATTCGACGACGTCCTCGTCGTCCTCAATGCCGGAATCGGCGAGACTCCCGACGAACGCGGTGTGGCTACGAACAAGGACATCGACGAACTCAAGGCGACGCTGCAGTCCTCGGAGGTCTCTCACGAGATCCTCCAGTTCCTCCGCGGCAACGACCCCGTCGAAGAGCTCCTGGCACTGGCCGAGGCGACCACCGACACTCGCATGATCGTCATCGGATCCCGTCGCCGCTCCCCCGTCGGCAAGCTCATCATGGGCTCGACGGCTCAGCGCATCATCCTCGACTCCGACGTCCCCGTCGTCTCCGTCAAGGTCGACCGCCGGAAGAAGAAGTAG
- a CDS encoding RtcB family protein encodes MEKLSRRLISWASLLDEKTLEQAHTTARMPFIYPHLALMPDAHLGKGATVGSVIPTLGAIIPAAVGVDIGCGMIAVRTQFTGSQLEARDLTGLREAIERAVPTSAGAYNKKIVATAAPRITELEELAEKSGFDPGEHAGHWCHQLGSLGSGNHFIEVSVDEEDRVWMFLHSGSRGIGNKIATHHIKVASRLCKQWWIELPDPDLAYLVEGTPEFTAYIRQLKWAQHFALLNREEMMDRVARQVAETMGEPVVEEARINCHHNFTQAETHFNKKVWVSRKGAIEAESGRLGLIPGSMGTASYVVEGRGNPVALNSSPHGAGRQYSRTQARKTFTRDQLREAMAGIEYRDTDAFIDEIPQAYKPIDQVMEDAAELVEIRHTLRQLVNVKGD; translated from the coding sequence ATGGAAAAACTCAGCAGACGGCTGATCTCCTGGGCATCTCTGCTCGATGAGAAGACCCTGGAGCAGGCGCACACAACGGCGCGGATGCCGTTCATCTACCCCCATCTGGCGCTCATGCCGGATGCGCACCTGGGCAAGGGCGCGACCGTCGGTTCGGTCATCCCCACCCTGGGCGCGATCATTCCCGCCGCCGTCGGTGTCGACATCGGCTGCGGCATGATCGCGGTGCGCACCCAGTTCACCGGCTCCCAGCTCGAGGCACGCGACCTCACGGGCCTGCGAGAGGCGATCGAGCGGGCGGTGCCGACCTCGGCGGGTGCCTACAACAAGAAGATCGTGGCCACCGCCGCCCCGCGCATCACCGAGCTCGAAGAGCTGGCCGAGAAGTCCGGCTTCGACCCGGGCGAGCACGCCGGGCACTGGTGCCACCAGCTCGGTTCCCTGGGATCCGGGAACCACTTCATCGAGGTCTCCGTCGACGAGGAGGATCGGGTGTGGATGTTCCTCCACTCCGGGTCCCGAGGCATCGGCAACAAGATCGCCACGCACCACATCAAGGTCGCATCCCGACTGTGTAAGCAGTGGTGGATCGAACTGCCGGACCCGGATCTCGCGTACCTCGTCGAGGGCACCCCGGAATTCACTGCCTACATCCGGCAGCTGAAATGGGCGCAGCACTTCGCCCTGCTCAACCGGGAGGAGATGATGGACCGTGTGGCCAGGCAGGTCGCCGAGACCATGGGCGAGCCCGTGGTCGAGGAGGCGCGGATCAATTGCCACCACAACTTCACCCAGGCCGAGACCCACTTCAACAAGAAGGTGTGGGTCTCCCGCAAGGGTGCCATCGAGGCCGAGTCCGGCCGGCTCGGACTCATCCCCGGGTCCATGGGCACGGCGTCCTACGTGGTCGAAGGTCGGGGCAACCCGGTGGCGCTGAACTCCTCACCGCATGGGGCCGGGCGCCAGTACTCCCGCACGCAGGCGCGGAAGACCTTCACCCGCGATCAGCTGCGTGAGGCGATGGCCGGCATCGAGTACCGCGACACCGACGCGTTCATCGATGAGATCCCGCAGGCCTACAAGCCCATCGACCAGGTGATGGAGGACGCGGCCGAGCTCGTCGAGATCCGCCACACGCTGCGTCAGCTCGTCAACGTCAAGGGCGACTGA